A stretch of DNA from Pseudoliparis swirei isolate HS2019 ecotype Mariana Trench chromosome 5, NWPU_hadal_v1, whole genome shotgun sequence:
CACAGACGCAGCACAGATGCAGCAGCGACAGCCCCTTCTCCGTGCGGTAGCTCAGGTTCACCTTCTGAAAAGCTTCATCCGAGCTGAGCCAAAGAAAGTCAACATCACCTGCTTGTGAGAATTGACACCCGGCTGAAGAGAGCACGGCCATAAAAAGCAACACTACATCCACCGAGATGGACTTTAAACAATGACTGAATTCAGTTTTAAAaacagattgttgttgttgtcaaccTGAAAGCAAGTCTGAGGTCCACGATCTCCTTGTCTTTGAGCAGGAGATCATCTTCCAACTTCTCGACGATCACGGCGTACGACTCGCCCACCTTCTTCTTCCACTCATCTTCACAGCCCCATCGCCACGGGTTAAAAAGAATAACCATTTGAACACATTATTTCCATCGCTCACCAACTGCCCATAAGCAGGAATACTCATATTTTACCTCGGAAATAGACTCCAAACAACTGTATTTTAACTCTTCTATGTGTAATTGACAAATACTAAGTTTTGAAAAGGATTGTGCAACTTGTTAGTGTTTGACTGTGATGACAGCCAACATTAGAGCCCAACCCTccagtctttctttttcttcttcaattcaATCCTCGATTTTCGTCTGAAATCAATAATATCCCTAAacaatcacaaacacactcagatATTACCTGTGCACGTCTGGGATGGTCTTGATTTGTAATTTCCCATCGATAAGGTCTCTCTTCTCGTGTGATATCTGCTGTATAGTTTGGGTAAGGCAGTAATACAATCTCTCACTCGGCCACAATTGCACAGGTCCAGATAAAGGGGGGGTTCATGGCTGCGGGCTAAAAATAAACACCTTTGAGTGGAATGCCGAACAACTACGACAACTGATCTCCCTCCAAATGACAGCAGGCAGGTTTCAATGGGATTGAGTTCATGTAcgagatacacatatatatatatatattacaaattcagttttatttttattctttcatatttctttttaatatttatatatataaatatatacatatatattttattttatatacatatatatattcatattttttttaagttaaattaaagcaacactatgtaacaattgtaccttaaaataacagcttgaaaaaaattgtgccgctacaatgacttttaatatggcgatttgcggctccgccattgccatcgggggtctgtggggaaataactccgctatgtacgattctggagccgcccgatccggggcggatgtacttcgacctgctttctcgcagtgattacgcaatgtcataaagtgccactccacgctcgcagctccagtataatggtagcttttttatgtagctttttggtgttgtcaacaatattgtattcgatcacacgtactccactttcaaacatttagaaaacaacgtatataggctgaaaacgcgatcggtatttcatctaaactaaatgttgtcattcttttggttatgttgtaacaattcgcccttagcaactcaatcaaggggaaaaggtacaatacgctaaaaaaaaaagaaaagggaatgggcggatctgcgagttctggtgttaactctctctgctcaaatggtcgtaaaagaaaaacacagtcgatatgcggaaacccaaatgttattatattaaatcaaattcaatgcatctgcaagcccccaaaatgaacacatacactaaaaagtcaaacccactcaaaacgaagtataatccccggatcccgacagtccccaaagtctttgcagtcccccaaaacaaaagtaaatgactgcacgcacacaccctccccccaaaagccggcaaacagctgaccgaccaggcggagacgtggcgaggcgccgcgttcaatccccgcgctacttcaccctagtccggtaggtgctgggcccagttcacagtgttcctgcgcagtcttcgtattagtgatcccgcccgttggtataaatccaaaatagaaacagtcgccggattgctgccgttctgagtccgccgcctgtcagcgcgctccaaacaaaaaaaaacttgcgtcacctccccctcgtcaccttttataacccgtgacacgtacaaataataacaataattattattattattataatacaggacaacacatgatcctaactcaatacaagtgtctgcgaggctgcgtctatcgtaactgggtatttacgacactgaagtaaacgttaaatacctcaaaaactgaagggggcgctaaaagggaaaaactacatagtggggctttaaaataagttcaaattaaaatataattaaataattatatatatatatatatatacatcagtgTATATTTCTTCTTTCTGACATATGTTGACTTTTCATTGCAGGATTATGGGTCACTAAGTAACATCAACTCTAATCCAGCAATTATTGCATTGTGGCAATTTGAATATAGTTATTGGTTAAACATGACcaaaatgtctgctgtgaagAAGTCTCATTAATAAATACGAGTTTTGAAGTCCCCTTTCTCTTGACTGTTATGAGACAATGAACACGTCTATGTAGAGCCGTGCTGTGGATGAGGCAATGAGGGAAATACGTCTAAAAGAAAGTTATACATTCTATCAGTAGAACTTACAAAACCGTAAATGGAAGGATGAAAACTTCAACTTTATCTCATACTTAAAAAGACTGATAATCTCGATTATTAACTTCGATCGTTGGCTTTCCTCCGAGTGATGTCTTCATACAGTCCCTCCCTGAACTTCAACATCTCCTCCAGGTTCTTACACTGTAAGGACTCCTGCATAGACATCAGCGTCGTGCCCGTGGGTAAGGTGAGCGTCGAGCCCCCGAGGGCGGCCTGCAGCATctccagagacagagagaacgaGCCTTGCTGATCGGGGCACACGGGAAACAAACACGCGTTCCACAAGCTACACCTCGACGCGTCGCCGGAGAACCTCAGCGCCTCGCCGTCCAGCCCCCAGCGGCGCAGACGCTCCGCCAGGCTGAAGCCAAACAGCTGCAGGTCCTCCGTGTGCGCCGGTGCGTCCACGCTGCGCTTCAAGCTGTCGCCGATCCCAAAGGCGACGGTTACGAACCCGGTTCCGCGTGTGTCGTTCACACACAGGGAGTGCATGAAGACTCCGTCGGGCACCGAGAGGCCCGCGCCGACCCAGCAGCCGCTGACGATGGAGCCCCCCCCGACGGACGCTCCCGCCCCCAGCCTGGAGTACTCCACCACCGACCCGGCTGCCACGCGGCAACCCGGATCCAACACGCTGCCCATGACGCAGCCTCCCGCGTCCGCGTTGACGCTGAAGGCGGACGCCAGGAGACCCAGCTCGCTCTTCAGCGCCGCGTCCTGCGCGAGGTGGAAGAGGTACTCCGACGTGGTGCCGATGTGGTAAAACTTGGAGTCGTTCAGCAGAACGACGTTCAAGGGAGTCCCCTTCAGAAAGCGGAAGATCTTTCGGCGCACCTCCGCCAGGCTGCTCTCCTCTTCGGTGACATTGGCGGCGTCGCTGGTGTAATCTATCGTGGCTCCGGGGCCCAGAGCCTGGAGGAAGTCCCCGTATGCGTCGACCTCGCAGTCCAAAGGCCCCAGCTCCTTCAGCAGAGCGAGGAGAGACTTCGCCGCGTCGAAGTCGACGTAATAGGCGCTGTCCGTGTAGACGAACTCCGCGTCGGACGGAGACGAGCTCCCGCTCCGCCTTCGACACACGGCTCCGCTGCCTCGCATCTTCTCGACCGTCGGCTTGTGCAGAAAGCGCAGGCAGGAAACGTTCTCCACGTCGGAGTCAGTCGACTTTTGGTTCGAGTCCAACACGAACACTCCGTGGGTCGTCCCGATAGAGAGCGAGGACGGGTGGGCCAAAGCTGTGAAGCCCGGTTTGTCAAACCTCACACTCGCCTCATCGCCAGTACTGTAGAGCTCGATGTCGTCTGCGCAGGTCACCAGCACACCGGGCTTCATCCGGGATGGGAAGTCCACATACAAGGCCAGCTTGAGCTCCAGCATCTGGTAGAGGGGGTCGCCCAGCGGCACGGCGGTGAAGATCTTCCCCAATGCGCTGGCACTGGGCAGACGCTGACTCAACCCTCCtggacggaggaggagtgggaaacatcacacacacacacacacacacacacatcacatgcagCATCTAAAACAAAATCAGCTTCACACACTTTCTTTTAAAGCCCCAAATATTCGGAAGATgctataataacataataattatGGACATTTTAGCAACTGGCATGTCTTGGCTTCATCGTGTGTTTGAGCAATTTTGATCATTGTATTAATTTTCACAATAAGCCACATCATTCAAAGAATGTACATTTCACATATAAGATCATTTATTCCGTTAACTACATGATAATGATCACCTGCTGTAAGAGgacggcagtgtgtgtgtgtgtgtgtagtttttgACCTCATGTTCGACTCTGTTGTGTTGCCATATTTCaatgaatatgtatatgtatatatattaaatatttgatTCTTGAATGTGAAAATGAATTTGGCTCCCGTGGATCCAACAGTAATCATGACTGTGGTGTTGGGATTTGGACAAATTCACACGCAAGAAGTGTGAAACGGCCGGTGTGGACATTTCAACGCATAGCTGCTTattatattctattatttgtaTTGAAAAGAGTTGGACATATTCGTGGAGCTGAAAGTCAAGTAACGAATTTTTATAATTGGCCTCAGGTTTTGGAAATCAATTCAGCTTttcagttacttttttttagatttaatacAATCGTCTAGCTACTTAACTTAGGCCTATATGATagtaaattaaatgcatttggTTTTGTTTTAACTGAGCTGGGTTATGAAAAATTGTAatggtcattaaaaaaaatatatatatatattttatttatcaatAGCTGTAGT
This window harbors:
- the fpgt gene encoding fucose-1-phosphate guanylyltransferase, translating into MEIRRGGMNQQCVKKLQKATREKIRKFNSLRAREVQPGEFWDVVVVTAADESQRDAYELQIRGKVDRRELPLGLHYKVFSDPPGSKIGNGGSTLYALQQLDEIYGKALSGLRVLLIHAGGLSQRLPSASALGKIFTAVPLGDPLYQMLELKLALYVDFPSRMKPGVLVTCADDIELYSTGDEASVRFDKPGFTALAHPSSLSIGTTHGVFVLDSNQKSTDSDVENVSCLRFLHKPTVEKMRGSGAVCRRRSGSSSPSDAEFVYTDSAYYVDFDAAKSLLALLKELGPLDCEVDAYGDFLQALGPGATIDYTSDAANVTEEESSLAEVRRKIFRFLKGTPLNVVLLNDSKFYHIGTTSEYLFHLAQDAALKSELGLLASAFSVNADAGGCVMGSVLDPGCRVAAGSVVEYSRLGAGASVGGGSIVSGCWVGAGLSVPDGVFMHSLCVNDTRGTGFVTVAFGIGDSLKRSVDAPAHTEDLQLFGFSLAERLRRWGLDGEALRFSGDASRCSLWNACLFPVCPDQQGSFSLSLEMLQAALGGSTLTLPTGTTLMSMQESLQCKNLEEMLKFREGLYEDITRRKANDRS